A genomic window from Candidatus Bathyarchaeota archaeon includes:
- a CDS encoding type 2 isopentenyl-diphosphate Delta-isomerase: MIGERKADHIEVSLKENVQARNVTTGFEDVTLVHRALPEINRAQINLSTTVFGYKFSAPLFVGAMTGGTPQAKRINAVIAQAVEELGLGMGVGSQRIAIDNPEVADSFSVVREKAPTAFVLANIGGPQLVNKYGVAEAKKVVEMVKANALAIHLNPLQEAVQPEGDTDYSNLLQKIRKLVQDLDVPVIVKETGAGVSAEDAAMLEAAGVAGIDVAGVGGTSWAGVEYFRAKARNDGSSQKLGETFWDWGIPSAVSLVETVNSVNLPVIASGGIRTGVDVVKSLALGASLTSATFPFLGPATKDSEDVKKALMYFVEEVKNAMFLVGASSVQKLQNVPVVLTGKTAEWLRARGIKPKTYARRKL; encoded by the coding sequence ATTATTGGAGAACGAAAAGCTGACCACATAGAAGTTAGTCTAAAGGAAAACGTTCAAGCAAGAAACGTAACTACCGGATTTGAGGACGTTACTCTAGTGCACAGGGCTTTACCTGAAATCAACCGGGCACAAATTAACCTTTCAACAACTGTTTTTGGGTACAAGTTTTCTGCACCCCTCTTTGTTGGAGCCATGACTGGAGGCACTCCCCAAGCCAAAAGAATTAACGCGGTAATTGCCCAAGCTGTTGAAGAACTAGGTCTTGGAATGGGTGTGGGAAGCCAAAGAATAGCAATCGACAACCCTGAAGTTGCGGATTCTTTTAGTGTGGTGCGAGAAAAAGCTCCAACAGCTTTCGTTTTGGCAAACATTGGTGGTCCCCAGTTAGTTAACAAATACGGTGTAGCCGAAGCAAAAAAAGTAGTGGAAATGGTAAAAGCCAACGCTTTGGCAATTCATTTGAATCCTTTGCAGGAAGCTGTTCAGCCTGAGGGGGATACTGATTACTCTAATTTGTTGCAAAAAATTCGTAAGCTTGTTCAAGATTTAGATGTTCCCGTAATCGTCAAAGAAACTGGTGCCGGAGTCTCGGCAGAAGATGCTGCTATGCTCGAGGCTGCTGGTGTTGCGGGAATTGATGTTGCTGGAGTTGGGGGAACAAGCTGGGCGGGTGTAGAGTATTTCCGTGCTAAGGCTCGTAACGATGGGTCTAGTCAAAAACTTGGGGAAACTTTCTGGGACTGGGGTATACCATCTGCAGTTAGTCTTGTAGAGACAGTAAATTCTGTTAATTTGCCTGTAATCGCCTCGGGTGGAATAAGAACTGGAGTAGATGTGGTAAAATCTTTGGCACTGGGGGCAAGTTTGACAAGTGCAACTTTTCCGTTTCTGGGTCCCGCTACAAAAGATTCAGAAGACGTTAAAAAGGCACTCATGTATTTTGTTGAGGAAGTGAAAAATGCCATGTTCCTTGTGGGTGCCAGTTCAGTTCAAAAACTCCAGAATGTTCCAGTTGTGTTAACTGGCAAAACTGCTGAGTGGTTACGGGCACGTGGCATTAAACCTAAAACTTATGCGAGGAGAAAATTGTGA
- a CDS encoding polyprenyl synthetase family protein: MSPLSTQISDSAQKVNKFIETVVDIEAEPKVLYQASRHIIDAGGKRLRPFLVLKTCSLVGGKEQDAIATASSMELLHTFTLLHDDIMDQDEKRRGVPSVHTKYGVPIAIVAGDLLFAKVFEVITKNTDQKNVTPKRILHILQELSEATIVLCEGQTRDILFEDNETVTEAEYFEMIEGKTAALFETSARCGGIIGGATKTQVKRLGEFGRYAGIAFQVIDDVLALTADEKVLKKPVGNDIREGKRTLMVVYALKKASKTQRQKILETLGNKNASADQIKETIGLIDSLGAISYAKKMADKYITKCKKVLAKFPDCADKEDLLSLADLIFDRQN, from the coding sequence GTGAGCCCATTATCAACTCAAATATCTGATTCAGCCCAAAAAGTAAACAAATTTATCGAAACGGTAGTAGACATTGAAGCTGAACCCAAGGTTTTGTACCAAGCTTCCCGGCACATAATTGACGCTGGTGGAAAACGCTTACGTCCTTTTCTTGTTTTGAAAACTTGCAGTCTAGTAGGCGGAAAGGAACAAGACGCAATAGCAACGGCTTCGTCCATGGAATTGCTTCATACTTTCACTCTTTTGCATGACGACATAATGGACCAAGACGAAAAACGTCGGGGAGTTCCCAGTGTTCACACCAAATATGGTGTGCCCATTGCTATTGTTGCTGGAGACTTGTTGTTTGCCAAGGTTTTTGAGGTAATCACAAAAAACACAGACCAAAAAAATGTGACACCTAAACGTATTTTGCACATTTTGCAAGAACTTAGCGAAGCAACGATAGTTTTGTGTGAAGGACAAACCCGTGATATACTCTTTGAAGATAACGAAACAGTTACAGAAGCTGAATACTTTGAAATGATTGAAGGCAAAACCGCTGCACTTTTTGAAACCTCAGCTCGATGTGGAGGAATAATTGGTGGCGCAACCAAAACACAAGTTAAACGGTTGGGCGAGTTTGGGCGCTATGCGGGTATTGCTTTTCAGGTTATTGACGATGTTTTGGCTTTGACTGCAGATGAAAAAGTTCTCAAAAAGCCTGTTGGAAACGACATCCGAGAAGGCAAACGAACCTTAATGGTTGTTTATGCTCTTAAGAAAGCCTCCAAAACTCAGCGTCAAAAGATTTTGGAAACTTTGGGAAATAAAAACGCTTCTGCTGACCAGATTAAAGAAACAATTGGGTTGATTGATTCTTTGGGTGCCATTTCTTATGCCAAAAAAATGGCAGACAAGTATATTACTAAATGCAAGAAGGTCTTAGCCAAGTTTCCTGATTGTGCAGATAAAGAAGACCTATTAAGCCTAGCTGACCTGATTTTTGACAGACAAAACTAA
- a CDS encoding aconitase X catalytic domain-containing protein: MYLTKNEEKMLDGEEGYAVKKSMEILVALGNIYGAEKLIDVGSVQISGVSYHNLGDAGLEFLDELAKDGKVKVLTTLNPAGMDLENWQNLGIDPEFARKQKLVIDAFSKMGIIVSCTCTPYLIGNLPRYGEHIAWAESSAVTFANSVIGAKTNREGGPSALAAAFVGKTPCYGLHLDENRVPDIQVEVTAELSKISDWGALGYCIGKAAQSKIPYITGIKNASIDELKSFCASVVTFGSKPLFYMKDITPASEKVNPPTEKVTIDKKALQEAYDAINDATEDIDFVCIGCPHASIKEIAQIANLLEGKKISPTTEFWVASSRPAKQLADIRGYTKIIEDAGGKFACDTCMAVAPLKGRFKAIATTSAKGCYYSRHNLMLTKMGSLEECIQAGVTGKWS; the protein is encoded by the coding sequence ATGTACTTAACAAAAAATGAAGAAAAAATGCTGGATGGCGAAGAAGGCTACGCTGTAAAAAAGTCCATGGAAATACTGGTTGCCCTTGGAAACATTTACGGGGCAGAAAAACTAATCGACGTTGGGTCTGTTCAAATTTCTGGGGTTTCTTATCATAATCTTGGAGATGCAGGACTGGAATTTTTGGATGAACTCGCAAAAGACGGCAAAGTCAAAGTACTAACAACTCTGAATCCTGCAGGAATGGATCTAGAAAACTGGCAAAACCTTGGAATTGACCCTGAGTTTGCCCGAAAACAAAAGCTGGTTATTGACGCTTTCAGCAAAATGGGGATTATTGTTTCTTGTACTTGTACGCCTTACCTGATTGGTAACCTGCCAAGGTACGGAGAACACATTGCTTGGGCAGAATCCTCTGCAGTTACATTTGCGAATTCAGTTATCGGAGCAAAAACAAACCGAGAAGGTGGTCCATCAGCTTTAGCAGCAGCTTTTGTTGGGAAAACTCCTTGTTATGGTCTTCATCTTGATGAGAACCGTGTGCCCGACATTCAAGTAGAAGTAACCGCAGAATTGTCCAAAATTTCCGATTGGGGAGCCCTTGGATACTGTATCGGAAAAGCTGCACAAAGCAAAATTCCATACATTACTGGAATCAAAAATGCATCAATTGATGAGTTAAAGTCATTTTGTGCGTCTGTGGTTACTTTTGGTTCTAAACCCTTGTTTTACATGAAGGATATTACTCCAGCATCTGAGAAAGTTAATCCTCCAACAGAAAAAGTAACGATCGATAAGAAGGCACTACAAGAAGCATACGACGCAATTAATGATGCCACCGAAGACATCGACTTTGTTTGCATTGGATGCCCTCATGCTTCAATCAAAGAAATTGCCCAAATAGCAAACTTGCTTGAAGGCAAAAAAATCTCGCCTACCACGGAGTTTTGGGTTGCATCTTCACGGCCTGCAAAACAGCTTGCTGACATACGTGGTTACACAAAAATTATTGAAGATGCTGGCGGAAAATTTGCATGTGACACATGCATGGCGGTTGCTCCGTTGAAAGGAAGGTTTAAGGCAATTGCGACAACTTCCGCAAAAGGTTGTTACTATTCACGGCATAACTTGATGTTAACCAAAATGGGCAGCTTAGAAGAATGTATACAAGCTGGAGTGACTGGAAAATGGAGCTAA
- a CDS encoding DUF3795 domain-containing protein, whose protein sequence is MSNLISKCGIDCGTCPWGPFPRQNMSAEEFDEFKVRAKQVLGYTPIRTACVTCQIPDAQIPKTSKLPSRKCLIRQCVDKAGIKNCGYCSKFPCDTLKGTADVWNREVIETKLGESLSDVDYFRFVEPFEGLRRLPALRASLKSNEFVEPPKVMTKTKLVEFPKNLPVAEVDSFKQVHKLLEKLWNSSFGLRDTDTFAQHYTLEKQRTHVLRFLWIFGENGKLNPESSQIVVDSKTYLDNRGTEKQLAIWSFAQGVVFKELLKFGVNCERVALKGVKIADLITGTGYLRNKGWVMSMSFENKIGGLDVLNALHVYCKKLAEKFGKKGFQRFCVVDMGVLSEL, encoded by the coding sequence TTGTCTAATTTGATTTCTAAATGTGGTATTGATTGTGGCACCTGTCCTTGGGGACCTTTTCCTCGGCAGAATATGTCTGCTGAAGAGTTTGATGAGTTTAAGGTTCGTGCTAAACAGGTTTTGGGGTATACGCCGATTAGGACCGCTTGTGTAACTTGTCAAATTCCAGATGCGCAGATTCCGAAAACGTCAAAGTTGCCTAGCAGAAAATGTTTGATTCGTCAGTGTGTTGACAAAGCAGGCATAAAAAACTGTGGTTACTGTTCCAAGTTTCCTTGCGATACCCTGAAGGGAACTGCAGATGTATGGAACCGTGAAGTTATCGAAACTAAACTTGGTGAGTCTTTGTCTGACGTAGATTATTTTCGGTTTGTTGAACCCTTTGAAGGTTTGCGCCGATTACCTGCCCTGCGGGCTTCTTTAAAATCAAATGAATTTGTTGAACCCCCAAAAGTAATGACAAAAACCAAGTTAGTCGAGTTTCCCAAAAATTTGCCTGTAGCCGAAGTGGACTCTTTCAAACAAGTTCACAAGTTACTTGAAAAACTCTGGAATTCTTCTTTCGGGTTACGGGACACTGATACTTTTGCTCAGCACTACACTCTTGAAAAGCAAAGAACTCATGTTCTGAGATTTCTTTGGATATTTGGTGAAAACGGCAAATTGAATCCAGAAAGTTCACAGATTGTTGTTGACTCTAAAACTTACCTTGATAATCGTGGAACCGAAAAACAGTTAGCAATTTGGAGTTTTGCTCAAGGTGTAGTCTTTAAAGAATTGTTAAAATTTGGAGTAAATTGTGAGCGTGTTGCATTAAAGGGAGTAAAAATTGCAGATTTGATTACTGGCACTGGGTATCTTCGAAACAAAGGCTGGGTTATGAGCATGTCTTTTGAAAACAAAATCGGGGGGTTAGATGTTCTAAATGCATTGCACGTTTATTGTAAGAAATTGGCCGAAAAATTTGGCAAAAAAGGGTTTCAGCGGTTCTGTGTTGTAGATATGGGCGTGTTGTCTGAGCTCTAA
- a CDS encoding DUF126 domain-containing protein encodes MELKGRIISKGVVEAEALTTTQPISFYGGVDPETSEILEKGHELQGKSIKGKILVFPTGKGSTVGSYTLYRLKKGGVAPAGIINSECETVVAVGAIISEIPCVDKIDISKILSGDTVRIENDVVTIKK; translated from the coding sequence ATGGAGCTAAAAGGGCGAATAATCTCAAAAGGTGTTGTTGAAGCCGAAGCATTAACAACCACTCAACCAATTTCTTTTTACGGTGGAGTAGACCCAGAAACCAGCGAAATACTCGAAAAAGGACATGAACTACAAGGCAAATCAATCAAAGGCAAAATCCTAGTTTTCCCAACCGGCAAAGGCTCCACCGTTGGCTCATATACCCTTTATCGACTCAAAAAAGGTGGTGTTGCTCCAGCGGGAATCATAAACAGCGAATGTGAAACAGTAGTTGCCGTTGGCGCAATAATTTCCGAGATACCGTGTGTTGACAAAATTGATATTTCCAAAATTTTGAGTGGGGACACTGTTCGTATAGAAAACGATGTTGTCACAATAAAGAAGTAA
- a CDS encoding isopentenyl phosphate kinase family protein, giving the protein MTTKPTVLKLGGSVITEKNKPATPNFEAIERLAKEIAQANISSLILVHGGGSFGHPVAKKYHLTGGFGDASQIVGFSETHRAMTQLNSLVMEALFNNKVNAVVVQPSSCVVTKSGRIQTIELKPIKRMLDMGLIPVLYGDAVLDSEKGFAILSGDQLVSSLAINFDASRIVMGGDVDGLFTADPKTCSSAQLIPRVTLEELKSEKHEIEGSQSTDVTGGMLGKMRELVPAIEEEIETLIVNATKPMRVCKALKGEDVVGTVIVKG; this is encoded by the coding sequence ATGACAACCAAGCCAACTGTTCTAAAGCTGGGCGGTTCTGTAATAACAGAAAAAAACAAACCCGCCACCCCAAATTTTGAAGCAATTGAACGTTTGGCAAAAGAAATTGCTCAAGCTAACATTTCCTCTCTGATTTTGGTTCATGGGGGCGGCTCCTTTGGTCATCCTGTTGCCAAAAAATACCATCTAACCGGCGGTTTTGGTGACGCTTCACAAATTGTTGGTTTTTCTGAAACCCACCGTGCTATGACCCAATTGAACAGTTTGGTTATGGAAGCTTTGTTTAACAACAAAGTTAACGCGGTAGTTGTTCAGCCGTCTTCATGTGTGGTAACTAAATCTGGGAGAATCCAAACTATTGAACTAAAACCAATTAAACGAATGCTGGACATGGGACTTATCCCCGTTCTTTATGGTGACGCAGTTCTTGATTCTGAGAAAGGGTTTGCAATTCTTTCTGGAGATCAGCTAGTTTCTTCTTTAGCCATCAATTTTGATGCCTCTCGGATTGTAATGGGCGGAGATGTGGATGGTCTTTTCACTGCTGATCCAAAAACTTGTTCTTCTGCTCAACTGATTCCACGGGTTACCTTGGAAGAATTAAAATCTGAAAAGCATGAAATAGAAGGTTCGCAGTCAACTGACGTAACGGGTGGCATGCTGGGAAAGATGCGTGAATTAGTTCCTGCAATTGAGGAAGAAATCGAAACGTTGATTGTGAACGCCACAAAACCCATGAGGGTCTGCAAGGCACTTAAGGGTGAAGACGTAGTTGGAACCGTTATTGTTAAGGGGTAA
- a CDS encoding glutamate--tRNA ligase: protein MNPPDEKQTREIINKIVLLNAVRYDGKATPKPIFSKLLGEYPEFRKNVKEIGSIINEIVQKINSMTLAEQKAIVADNWPETLVEEKVEEIKQLPPLPNVKKYKKVVTRFSPNPDFVLHLGSARAILLSYDYAKMYDGSFILRFEDTDTKTKKPKLEFYDGVRHDMDWLGCKWDSEFIQSDRLPIYYEHAEELINAGNAYVCNCEREVFREKSHAGDPCPCRILPADENLVRWNKMLAGIYNEGDAVVRVKTELGHPNPAVRDWPALRIVDTVKYPHPRVGSKYRVWPLYNFSTGIDDHLMGITHIIRGKEHLTNQARQEYMFKHFGWDYPETIHYGRLKITGASLSKSEIVKGMENGLYKHWDDPRLATLAALKKRGIQPEAIQSLIIDVGPKPQDVVLSWKNLYAHNRKLVDPTAKRFFFVSDPIKITVTGIPSSYSAKIPVHPDHSEMGFRTFDVAPKNGTATFLISKNDLSLLKGKPAVRFMDLFNFTVQKIAENNVQAVFHNESYEEARKLSAPLVHWLPVDSGIPCEVVMPDASVVEGVAEDACKKLKLDEVVQFQRFGFVRVDAVTNNLTAYFAHK, encoded by the coding sequence TTGAACCCACCCGACGAAAAACAAACCCGAGAAATAATTAACAAAATTGTGTTGTTGAACGCTGTTCGTTATGATGGAAAAGCAACCCCCAAACCCATTTTCAGCAAACTTTTGGGAGAGTATCCTGAATTCCGAAAAAACGTGAAAGAAATCGGATCCATAATCAACGAAATTGTCCAAAAAATCAATTCAATGACTTTAGCTGAACAAAAAGCGATTGTAGCAGATAACTGGCCTGAAACTTTAGTTGAAGAAAAAGTTGAAGAAATCAAACAGCTTCCTCCTTTGCCTAACGTTAAAAAATACAAAAAGGTGGTTACCCGTTTTTCTCCAAACCCCGATTTTGTTTTGCATTTGGGTTCTGCCAGAGCTATCTTGCTTAGTTATGATTACGCCAAAATGTATGATGGAAGTTTTATTCTTCGTTTTGAGGACACAGACACAAAAACCAAAAAGCCAAAACTTGAGTTTTATGATGGCGTCCGGCACGATATGGATTGGTTGGGTTGTAAATGGGACTCAGAATTTATCCAAAGCGACAGGTTGCCAATCTATTATGAGCATGCTGAAGAGCTAATTAACGCAGGTAATGCTTATGTTTGTAATTGTGAGCGGGAAGTTTTTCGCGAAAAATCCCACGCAGGTGATCCTTGTCCGTGCAGAATATTGCCTGCAGACGAAAATTTGGTTCGTTGGAACAAAATGTTAGCTGGCATCTACAACGAAGGAGACGCAGTAGTGCGTGTGAAAACTGAGTTAGGTCATCCTAATCCTGCGGTTCGGGATTGGCCTGCTTTGCGTATTGTTGATACTGTAAAGTATCCTCATCCTCGAGTGGGAAGCAAGTACCGTGTTTGGCCTCTTTACAATTTTTCTACTGGAATTGACGATCACCTGATGGGAATAACCCACATAATCCGTGGCAAAGAGCATCTGACCAATCAGGCTCGGCAAGAATACATGTTCAAGCATTTTGGATGGGACTATCCTGAAACCATTCATTATGGCAGGCTCAAAATTACTGGAGCGTCACTTAGTAAATCAGAAATTGTAAAAGGCATGGAAAATGGACTTTACAAACACTGGGACGACCCCCGCCTTGCTACTCTTGCAGCGTTGAAAAAGCGTGGAATCCAACCAGAAGCTATTCAAAGTCTAATAATTGACGTGGGTCCAAAACCTCAAGATGTAGTTCTGAGCTGGAAAAACTTGTATGCCCATAACAGAAAACTTGTTGACCCAACTGCTAAACGGTTCTTCTTTGTATCTGACCCAATCAAAATTACGGTAACTGGCATTCCATCCAGTTATTCAGCCAAAATTCCCGTGCACCCCGATCACTCGGAGATGGGTTTCAGAACCTTTGATGTTGCTCCAAAAAATGGCACAGCAACTTTTCTGATTTCAAAAAATGACTTAAGTCTGCTAAAGGGCAAACCTGCAGTTCGTTTCATGGACCTTTTTAATTTCACTGTACAAAAAATTGCAGAAAATAATGTTCAAGCGGTGTTTCACAATGAATCATACGAAGAGGCAAGAAAGCTGTCTGCTCCTTTGGTTCATTGGCTTCCTGTTGACAGTGGAATTCCTTGTGAAGTTGTGATGCCTGACGCTTCTGTTGTTGAAGGTGTCGCCGAAGATGCATGCAAAAAGTTGAAACTTGATGAGGTTGTGCAGTTTCAGCGGTTTGGTTTTGTGCGAGTTGACGCAGTTACCAACAACTTGACTGCATATTTTGCCCACAAGTAG
- a CDS encoding UbiD family decarboxylase, whose product MGFRDFIEQLEKQGKLTRIKKEVSTDLELAGILEALGEKPCFFEKVKESSIPVVGGLVSSKELVAKALNMNVQQILPKLSGVLENPVPPAVVKTGKCQEVVEKNVDLNILPIMRYTAKDGGKYIPSAVSIIKDPELGRNMCFHRLMMIGKNKFVARLVENRGTDTALKKAGGELEIAMCIGNSTAVLLAAATSLPMGVDELGMANALEKTDLVKCKTVDLEVPKDCEIVLEGRITQEITSEGPFLDLTGIPDRVRQQPVIEVKCMTHRKDPFYQTILAGRNEHKVLMGMPKEPTIFNEANKVCKCNDVYITTGGCSWLHAVLQITKQNSDDGKKAIEAAFNGHKSLKHCVVVDDDINIYDSDDVEWAIATRFQADKAAVIMPNQPGSSLDPSGDLSEGKKARTCKMGLDATIPLTGTGKGFDKINYEKVDLKKFVDSSCT is encoded by the coding sequence TTGGGTTTTCGAGATTTTATTGAACAACTTGAAAAACAAGGAAAACTAACCAGAATCAAAAAAGAAGTTTCAACCGACCTAGAATTAGCTGGAATCCTTGAAGCTTTAGGGGAAAAACCCTGCTTTTTTGAAAAAGTAAAAGAATCAAGCATACCCGTGGTTGGTGGTTTAGTTTCTTCTAAAGAATTAGTTGCCAAAGCTTTGAACATGAACGTGCAACAGATTTTGCCTAAACTTTCTGGTGTTTTGGAAAATCCTGTCCCTCCTGCAGTTGTAAAAACTGGGAAATGTCAAGAAGTTGTAGAAAAAAATGTTGACCTAAACATACTGCCCATAATGCGTTATACCGCAAAAGACGGAGGCAAATACATTCCATCTGCTGTTTCTATTATTAAAGACCCTGAACTTGGCAGAAACATGTGTTTTCATCGTTTGATGATGATTGGGAAAAACAAGTTTGTTGCTCGCCTTGTAGAAAACAGGGGAACTGACACTGCCCTCAAAAAAGCTGGCGGTGAGTTAGAAATTGCAATGTGCATTGGAAACTCAACTGCTGTTCTTTTGGCTGCGGCTACGTCGTTGCCTATGGGTGTTGACGAGTTAGGAATGGCAAATGCCTTAGAAAAAACAGATCTAGTCAAATGCAAAACCGTTGACCTTGAAGTTCCCAAAGATTGTGAAATCGTTCTGGAGGGTAGAATAACACAAGAAATAACTTCAGAAGGGCCATTTCTTGACTTGACTGGAATCCCTGATCGTGTTAGGCAGCAACCCGTTATCGAAGTCAAATGTATGACCCATAGAAAAGACCCATTTTATCAAACAATTCTTGCTGGAAGAAATGAACACAAGGTGTTAATGGGTATGCCTAAAGAGCCTACTATCTTTAACGAGGCAAACAAAGTCTGCAAGTGTAACGACGTTTACATTACTACTGGTGGATGTAGTTGGCTTCATGCTGTGTTGCAGATAACTAAACAAAACTCTGACGACGGAAAAAAGGCAATTGAAGCTGCTTTTAATGGCCACAAATCCTTGAAACATTGTGTTGTCGTGGATGATGATATCAACATTTACGACAGCGACGATGTAGAATGGGCAATTGCAACAAGGTTTCAAGCAGACAAAGCAGCAGTTATTATGCCTAATCAGCCGGGGTCTTCTCTTGACCCTTCAGGAGATTTGTCTGAAGGCAAAAAAGCGCGAACCTGTAAAATGGGTTTGGATGCTACGATTCCTTTGACTGGAACGGGCAAAGGATTCGATAAAATAAATTACGAAAAAGTTGACTTGAAAAAGTTCGTGGATTCATCATGTACTTAA